The following are encoded in a window of Methylocystis rosea genomic DNA:
- a CDS encoding alpha/beta fold hydrolase: protein MTSGQEPVSRYIRAADGLRLHYFDYPAPPGGGGSPLLPVVCLPGLARSADDFDRVARTLQADGRRILALDYRGRGRSDWDQDWRRYAFDVEHADIIAQLADAGVEQAVFIGTSRGGLHTMRIAARRPGVVRGAVLNDIGPKIEHAGLLRIKRYVGRLPPIASMREAIALMRMTAGVDFSGVSPQEWEDYARLTFVEKDGKVQLRYDPDLSHTLDGVAPDVEPEEYWDDFAALANVPILAIRGANSDILSPEVFDEMARRAPRLERAWVEGQAHAPLLLDQPTIARIADFVRQCP from the coding sequence ATGACGTCTGGGCAAGAGCCGGTTAGCCGTTACATTCGCGCGGCCGACGGGCTCCGCTTGCATTATTTCGACTATCCCGCGCCGCCGGGCGGCGGCGGGAGTCCGCTCCTCCCGGTCGTTTGCCTGCCGGGGCTTGCACGCTCAGCCGATGATTTCGACCGCGTCGCCAGAACCCTGCAAGCCGACGGCCGGAGGATTCTTGCCCTCGACTATCGTGGACGCGGCCGATCCGACTGGGATCAGGACTGGCGCCGCTATGCCTTCGACGTCGAGCATGCCGACATCATCGCTCAACTTGCCGACGCGGGCGTCGAGCAAGCGGTGTTTATCGGCACGTCACGCGGCGGTCTTCACACAATGCGCATCGCGGCGCGCCGGCCCGGCGTCGTACGCGGCGCCGTGCTCAACGATATCGGACCGAAGATCGAGCATGCCGGCCTGCTCCGCATTAAGCGCTACGTTGGGAGACTGCCGCCGATCGCCTCCATGCGCGAAGCGATCGCCTTGATGCGGATGACCGCCGGCGTCGATTTTTCCGGCGTCTCGCCGCAGGAGTGGGAGGACTATGCGCGCCTCACCTTTGTGGAGAAAGACGGCAAGGTTCAGCTGCGCTACGATCCCGACCTGTCGCATACGCTCGATGGCGTAGCGCCCGATGTGGAGCCCGAAGAATATTGGGACGACTTCGCCGCGCTGGCGAATGTTCCGATTCTCGCCATCCGCGGCGCGAACTCGGACATTCTCTCGCCCGAGGTCTTTGACGAGATGGCCCGGCGCGCGCCGCGCCTTGAGCGCGCCTGGGTCGAAGGCCAGGCGCACGCGCCGCTGCTGCTTGATCAGCCGACGATTGCGCGCATCGCGGACTTCGTGCGCCAATGTCCATAA
- a CDS encoding acetyl-CoA carboxylase carboxyltransferase subunit alpha — protein sequence MRSYLDFEKPVAELETKVDELRALAENGEAVSIGEELSKLQAKAAKALADLYAGLTPWQKIQVARHPQRPHFSDYVRQLFDEFTPLAGDRLFGEDFAIVGGFGRFRGEPICVIGQEKGSDTSSRLHHNFGMARPEGYRKAVRLMELADRFGLPVVSLVDTAGAFPGIDAEERGQAEAIARSTDVSLLLGVPNVAVVVGEGGSGGAIAIAAANRVLMLEHSVYTVASPEASASILWRDSAKAQEAATSMKITAQDLLKFGIIDLIVTEPPGGAHRDPQAAIGAVGEALAKELAGLANLSREQLRQFRADKFLAMGRKLEEKR from the coding sequence ATGCGCTCCTATCTCGACTTCGAAAAGCCTGTCGCAGAACTCGAAACCAAGGTCGACGAACTGCGCGCGCTGGCTGAAAACGGAGAGGCCGTGTCGATCGGCGAGGAGCTCAGCAAGCTCCAGGCCAAAGCCGCGAAGGCGCTCGCGGATCTCTACGCCGGCCTGACGCCCTGGCAAAAGATCCAGGTGGCGCGGCACCCGCAGCGGCCACATTTTTCCGATTATGTCCGGCAGCTTTTCGACGAGTTCACGCCGCTCGCCGGAGACAGGCTGTTCGGCGAGGACTTCGCGATCGTCGGCGGCTTCGGGCGCTTCCGCGGCGAGCCGATCTGCGTCATCGGCCAGGAGAAGGGCTCGGACACGTCGAGCCGTCTTCATCACAATTTCGGCATGGCGCGGCCGGAAGGCTATCGCAAGGCGGTCCGCCTGATGGAGCTCGCCGACCGTTTCGGTTTGCCGGTCGTCTCGCTTGTCGACACGGCTGGCGCTTTTCCAGGCATTGACGCCGAAGAGCGCGGGCAGGCCGAGGCGATCGCCCGCTCCACCGACGTATCGCTCTTGCTCGGCGTGCCCAATGTCGCGGTGGTGGTGGGCGAGGGCGGCTCCGGCGGCGCGATCGCGATCGCCGCCGCCAACAGAGTGCTGATGCTTGAGCACTCGGTCTACACGGTCGCGTCGCCCGAAGCTTCGGCCTCGATCCTGTGGCGGGATTCCGCCAAGGCGCAAGAGGCGGCGACGAGCATGAAGATCACAGCGCAGGATCTCTTGAAATTCGGCATTATCGACTTGATTGTGACGGAGCCGCCGGGCGGCGCCCATCGCGATCCCCAGGCGGCCATTGGCGCGGTCGGAGAGGCGCTCGCCAAGGAGCTTGCCGGCCTGGCTAATCTTTCGCGCGAACAGTTGAGACAATTCCGCGCCGACAAGTTTTTGGCCATGGGCCGGAAACTGGAAGAGAAGCGTTAA
- a CDS encoding L,D-transpeptidase family protein, with the protein MKTRGIAPALGLAVLAAFALSACEQSGLAHRSLAPIPSETVALMEQAGTTKEAPMLIRAYKKEAELEIWKMRSDGHYVHLKTFPMCRWSGQLGPKRRQGDRQVPEGFYAIGPAQMNPNSSYYLSFNVGYPNALDRALGHTGGDIMVHGACSSAGCFSMTDKQIAEIYAIARSSLAGGQRAIQMQSFPFKMTAENLAKHRLDPNIDFWKQLKEGSDHFEVTLQEPQVAFCNRRYVFNAAGAANLDPEAACPPLKQDPEIAQAVAEKSAKDQAKIAQLAQSGVKPVRIVYQDGGQHPAFASRVPEVSRPETILPPTEIALDEKPDRGAGSTTANLAVKSPVVTLAGAKAADESRQTRVVAMAPMRSEHRDLSALAASDPSPTNSLKKLARSNRDASGDIPTPPASIGVRKSAAAHSSKSF; encoded by the coding sequence ATGAAGACTCGAGGCATAGCGCCGGCGCTGGGGCTTGCCGTCCTGGCCGCCTTCGCGCTCTCGGCCTGCGAGCAGAGCGGTCTGGCGCATCGCTCGCTTGCGCCGATCCCCTCCGAGACTGTCGCCCTGATGGAGCAGGCCGGCACGACCAAGGAAGCGCCGATGCTGATCCGCGCCTATAAAAAGGAAGCGGAGCTCGAAATCTGGAAGATGCGGTCGGACGGTCATTACGTCCATCTGAAGACGTTTCCGATGTGCCGCTGGTCGGGTCAGCTCGGCCCCAAGCGTCGCCAGGGCGACCGCCAAGTGCCGGAAGGCTTTTACGCCATCGGCCCGGCGCAGATGAATCCGAATTCAAGCTATTATCTGTCGTTCAACGTCGGCTATCCGAACGCGCTCGATCGCGCCCTTGGCCACACCGGCGGCGACATCATGGTGCATGGCGCCTGCTCGTCGGCCGGCTGCTTCTCGATGACCGACAAGCAGATCGCCGAAATCTACGCGATCGCCCGCTCTTCGCTCGCCGGCGGTCAACGCGCGATTCAGATGCAGTCCTTCCCCTTCAAGATGACGGCGGAAAATCTCGCCAAACATCGTCTCGATCCGAACATCGACTTCTGGAAGCAGCTCAAGGAGGGCTCCGATCATTTCGAGGTGACCTTGCAGGAGCCGCAAGTCGCCTTCTGCAACCGGCGTTACGTGTTCAACGCCGCCGGCGCGGCCAATCTCGATCCGGAGGCCGCCTGTCCGCCGCTCAAACAGGATCCGGAGATCGCCCAGGCGGTGGCCGAGAAGAGCGCCAAGGACCAAGCCAAGATCGCCCAGCTCGCGCAAAGCGGCGTGAAGCCGGTGCGGATCGTTTATCAGGACGGCGGCCAGCACCCGGCCTTTGCGTCGCGGGTTCCAGAGGTCAGCCGGCCGGAAACGATCCTTCCGCCGACCGAAATCGCCCTCGACGAGAAGCCAGATCGAGGCGCCGGGTCGACAACCGCCAATCTCGCCGTCAAATCGCCGGTCGTGACCTTGGCCGGGGCGAAAGCCGCTGACGAAAGCCGGCAAACGCGCGTCGTCGCGATGGCGCCGATGCGCAGCGAGCACCGCGACTTGTCCGCGCTTGCGGCCTCGGATCCAAGCCCCACCAACAGCCTTAAAAAATTGGCGCGTTCCAACAGGGACGCATCGGGAGATATTCCGACGCCGCCAGCCTCTATTGGCGTCAGGAAATCCGCCGCCGCTCATTCATCCAAATCTTTTTGA